In Halictus rubicundus isolate RS-2024b unplaced genomic scaffold, iyHalRubi1_principal scaffold0519, whole genome shotgun sequence, a single window of DNA contains:
- the LOC143364408 gene encoding uncharacterized protein LOC143364408, with amino-acid sequence MTPFAKWHHVRSAENPADCASRGLYPSELPSFDLWWRGPGWLTSPGHPRASSDPEASDEGAELAVHHVVRRLESPSGSMIERFSNLTRLLRVLAWCRRWIPGRRNGESTLSASEVHACQLTLLRQEQASHFEEEIRALRKGQPVPAKSRLAKLSPFMDADGVLRVGGRLQVANLAYDRTHPAILPDDSPLARLWVDAAHRRCLHGGTQLTLATLRQECWILKGRPMVKSCIRRCITCIRWRGQTALTKMGNLPVTRVTPCRPFFRSGIDYAGPIQLRAGRGRGQRTSKGYIAVFICLSTKAVHLEAASDASTDAFLGALRRFTARRGRCAELYSDCGRNFVGANHELRALLREAGNQGEGHFAAASREGIRWKFNPPSAPHFGGIWEAAVKSVKHHLRRIIGEQRLTFEELTTLLTGIEACLNSRPLMPLSDDPEDPVALTPGHFLIGEPLTAIPEPSLADLPASRLNRWQLVQQMQQHFWKRWSREYLNSLQPRVKWLQDKARIKAGALVLIKSEILPPMQWPLARVVTVHPGPDASIRVATVRTGTSQFLRPVHKLIPLLPPDDGEGGTSEASETDRMSGSPDPRLQQNSQ; translated from the coding sequence ATGACGCCCTTCGCCAAGTGGCATCACGTCCGCAGCGCGGAGAACCCGGCTGACTGCGCTTCCCGAGGCCTGTATCCTTCGGAGCTTCCGAGCTTCGATCTGTGGTGGCGAGGTCCCGGATGGCTCACATCACCCGGCCACCCTCGGGCCTCATCGGACCCGGAGGCTAGCGACGAGGGAGCTGAACTCGCAGTGCACCACGTTGTTCGCAGGTTGGAGAGCCCATCCGGTTCCATGATCGAGCGGTTCTCTAACCTGACTCGCCTGCTCCGAGTCCTGGCCTGGTGTCGTCGTTGGATTCCTGGAAGGAGAAACGGAGAGTCAACCCTCTCAGCCTCGGAAGTACACGCGTGCCAACTCACCCTTTTGCGGCAGGAGCAGGCTTCACATTTCGAGGAGGAGATTCGGGCGCTCAGGAAGGGCCAACCAGTCCCAGCCAAGAGCCGGTTAGCTAAACTCAGCCCGTTTATGGATGCAGACGGAGTGCTGCGTGTTGGAGGCCGCCTTCAGGTCGCCAACCTCGCCTATGACAGGACGCATCCCGCCATACTCCCCGATGACTCACCCTTGGCCAGGTTGTGGGTTGACGCTGCTCACAGGCGATGCCTCCATGGGGGGACTCAACTGACGCTCGCCACTCTGCGGCAGGAGTGCTGGATACTCAAGGGTCGGCCAATGGTCAAGTCCTGTATCAGGCGATGTATCACCTGCATACGCTGGAGAGGACAAACGGCGTTAACAAAAATGGGAAACTTGCCGGTAACTCGAGTGACTCCATGTCGTCCCTTTTTCAGGTCTGGGATTGACTACGCGGGACCAATCCAGCTCCGAGCCGGTCGTGGACGTGGTCAGCGTACCTCGAAGGGATACATCGCTGTCTTCATCTGCCTTTCCACGAAGGCTGTGCATCTGGAAGCTGCGTCCGACGCGTCCACCGATGCATTCCTGGGCGCTCTACGGCGGTTCACGGCACGGCGAGGGCGCTGCGCCGAATTGTACAGCGACTGCGGGCGGAATTTCGTCGGTGCCAACCACGAGCTCCGGGCACTTCTTCGAGAAGCAGGGAACCAGGGGGAAGGCCATTTCGCCGCAGCCTCTCGTGAAGGCATCCGCTGGAAATTCAATCCCCCATCGGCTCCACACTTCGGCGGAATCTGGGAGGCTGCCGTGAAGTCCGTGAAGCACCACCTCCGCAGGATCATCGGCGAGCAGCGACTGACCTTCGAGGAGCTGACCACGCTCCTGACCGGTATCGAGGCTTGTCTCAATTCCAGGCCCTTAATGCCCTTGTCCGACGACCCGGAAGACCCAGTGGCTCTTACACCTGGGCACTTCCTGATCGGAGAACCGCTTACGGCGATCCCGGAGCCCAGCCTCGCGGACCTTCCCGCGTCTCGCTTAAACCGGTGGCAACTCGTGCAGCAGATGCAGCAGCATTTCTGGAAGCGCTGGTCTCGGGAATATCTAAACTCGCTGCAACCTCGAGTCAAATGGCTCCAGGATAAGGCCCGGATCAAGGCCGGAGCTCTTGTTTTAATTAAAAGCGAAATTCTTCCTCCTATGCAGTGGCCGCTTGCTCGCGTCGTAACCGTGCACCCGGGACCAGATGCTTCAATTCGAGTCGCGACAGTTCGCACCGGCACGTCGCAATTCCTCCGGCCGGTGCACAAACTAATTCCCTTGCTGCCACCGGACGATGGGGAAGGGGGTACGAGCGAGGCCTCCGAGACTGACCGCATGAGCGGTTCTCCCGATCCTCGCCTACAACAAAATTCACAGTAG
- the LOC143364407 gene encoding uncharacterized protein LOC143364407: protein MADLVGNQRIIGQRISRIVVNLKKRGKANISMGMLQAGLSTLQELWADFRKGDSLVRAAAETDTKVRESSYLKADEYEDVQQDFIEQSGLLRDMISELKAAATVKEATNSNSTAGETISARSRAVLPKMSLPTFDGQYKDWPPFRDLFTSLIIADASLSPVERLHYLKGCMKGSAASLLKNVKTTAENFQVAWEKLEDRFENRRLLVQAQIRLLTKLPPVHKESSAEMQRLFDETFDAVDALANLDRPVTNATDWIVELTVERLDRQSRREWEESVKFCKELPTLEQLKTFMIGRIQTCEALEAPQSEGTAPRKTSQARGFKVHQVSKVGAAGRSCCLCQDQHYIQNCRQFRDQTPAERKDTVRRLSLCFNCLGNHQAHDCKSAKRCQRCEGKHHTMIHDAAPPAQENSSAGIHVQQVSTPVSSSAVILGTARVSVLGPLGHRSLVRVLIDPGSEVSLVSEALAQRLGLRRNQARIPLRGVGRSRAQFTRGKTELTISTHHGQETPLRIQAYVISELSTYQPRHLPSPGGWPHIQGLKLADPGFHHSDPVDILLGAESYDLILLEGVKKGPPHTPVAQETLFGWILTGGSRSASCRGSADRVEAPVHHCRVDRELMASLSRFWEQEEIEVSIPVTEEDRRAEDHFAASYNRQPDGRFMVRLPFKTRPELGESRRTAVRTLDGLSSKFRRSTEFRVAYQDFLATYEALGHMSSTSPSHVNTYYLPHHGVLRESSTTTKLRVVFNGSMPSSNGKSINDFLLRGPNLLPNLADVLLKWRRHRFVFSADIEKMYRQILVHPEDRRWQRIVWRPAQREGIVDYELSTVTYGLACAPYLAIRCLHQLAQLEEHRYPRGSQAVQRDIYMDDVLTGADSLPEARSKQQEIRELLMAGGFPLRKWAANSRELLEGLSPEERKGIVEWDSPTSHSVLGIRWLPSLDCFQVSAAASTRNSGYTKRSVLSGTAQLFDPLGWLAPVTIVAKVLMQSLWLLKVDWDAPLPDKEDLLWQKFQQQLPTLQTVSVPRWLGICGPNQALEIHGFADASERAYAAVVYSRTVNEEGAATVSLIVAKSRVAPLKRVSLPRLELCAAFLLARLVQHVSKVLDLQDASGATLRWPSAGFRVILPAGLHTLRTESQKFSG from the coding sequence ATGGCTGACCTTGTGGGAAATCAACGGATCATCGGCCAACGGATCTCCCGAATCGTTGTAAACCTGAAGAAGCGAGGAAAAGCCAACATCTCCATGGGAATGCTGCAAGCTGGCCTTAGCACGCTGCAAGAGCTGTGGGCTGATTTTCGGAAGGGAGATTCTCTCGTTAGAGCCGCAGCTGAGACGGACACGAAGGTTCGGGAAAGCTCATACCTCAAGGCCGATGAGTACGAGGACGTCCAGCAGGATTTCATCGAACAGTCTGGATTGTTGCGAGACATGATATCAGAGCTGAAGGCCGCGGCGACCGTTAAGGAAGCAACAAATTCAAACTCAACGGCAGGCGAGACGATCTCCGCAAGGTCACGCGCAGTGTTGCCCAAGATGTCTCTTCCAACGTTCGACGGACAGTACAAGGACTGGCCTCCGTTTCGCGATCTATTTACGTCGCTTATCATTGCGGAcgcttctctctctccggtCGAGCGTCTCCATTATTTAAAGGGATGCATGAAGGGCAGCGCAGCGTCCCTACTGAAGAACGTCAAGACGACCGCTGAGAATTTCCAAGTCGCCTGGGAGAAGCTGGAGGATCGCTTCGAGAATCGACGGTTGCTGGTACAGGCTCAAATCCGACTGCTGACGAAGCTCCCTCCGGTCCATAAGGAGTCCTCCGCCGAGATGCAGCGGCTTTTCGACGAGACCTTCGACGCCGTCGATGCTCTGGCCAATCTGGATCGTCCGGTCACCAACGCCACAGATTGGATCGTCGAACTAACCGTCGAGCGGCTTGACCGGCAGTCGCGGCGTGAGTGGGAGGAGTCGGTGAAGTTCTGTAAAGAATTACCCACGCTGGAGCAACTGAAGACCTTCATGATCGGTCGCATACAAACCTGCGAAGCATTAGAGGCTCCCCAGTCGGAAGGTACAGCACCCCGGAAAACCTCGCAGGCCCGGGGCTTCAAGGTGCACCAGGTGTCCAAGGTTGGCGCTGCCGGGAGGTCCTGCTGTCTTTGCCAGGACCAGCATTACATCCAGAACTGCCGACAATTCCGCGATCAGACTCCCGCCGAGCGCAAGGACACGGTCCGAAGACTGAGCCTGTGCTTCAACTGCCTCGGCAACCATCAAGCGCACGATTGCAAGTCTGCTAAACGCTGCCAGCGGTGCGAGGGGAAACACCACACGATGATTCACGATGCAGCTCCACCCGCTCAGGAGAACAGCTCAGCTGGAATTCACGTGCAGCAGGTGTCCACGCCCGTAAGTAGTTCCGCGGTTATTCTCGGTACCGCTCGGGTGTCAGTTCTAGGTCCGCTTGGTCACCGCAGTCTTGTCCGAGTACTCATAGACCCCGGAAGCGAAGTCTCACTAGTCTCCGAAGCACTGGCGCAGCGGCTTGGCCTCCGGAGAAATCAGGCCCGTATTCCTCTTCGCGGAGTCGGCCGCTCAAGGGCTCAGTTTACCCGGGGGAAGACGGAGCTGACCATCTCGACTCATCACGGGCAGGAGACACCTTTAAGGATTCAGGCCTACGTGATCTCCGAACTCTCGACGTATCAGCCTAGGCATCTACCATCGCCCGGCGGCTGGCCTCACATTCAGGGGCTGAAATTGGCTGACCCGGGCTTCCATCACTCCGATCCTGTCGACATTCTCCTGGGAGCCGAGTCCTACGACCTCATACTCCTCGAAGGTGTCAAGAAGGGGCCCCCACACACGCCAGTTGCTCAGGAAACCCTCTTCGGCTGGATCTTGACAGGAGGATCCCGGTCGGCGAGCTGCAGGGGTTCTGCGGATCGGGTCGAGGCCCCCGTTCACCACTGCCGAGTAGATCGAGAGCTGATGGCCTCCTTGTCTAGGTTCTGGGAGCAAGAAGAGATCGAGGTGTCGATTCCTGTCACGGAGGAGGACCGCAGAGCCGAGGACCACTTCGCCGCGTCCTACAATCGGCAGCCAGATGGACGGTTCATGGTGCGTTTGCCGTTCAAGACCCGACCGGAGTTGGGAGAATCCAGGCGCACCGCCGTGCGGACACTTGACGGCCTGAGCTCCAAGTTTCGTCGTTCCACGGAGTTCAGGGTAGCTTATCAAGACTTCCTGGCCACCTACGAGGCGCTTGGGCACATGTCCTCGACATCTCCCTCTCATGTGAACACCTACTACCTTCCTCATCACGGGGTGCTGCGGGAGAGCAGCACTACGACCAAACTGAGGGTAGTTTTTAACGGCTCCATGCCCTCGTCGAACGGGAAGTCTATCAACGACTTCCTCCTCCGGGGCCCGAACCTGCTACCGAATCTGGCGGACGTGCTGCTGAAGTGGCGTCGGCACCGATTCGTCTTCTCTGCTGACATAGAGAAGATGTACCGGCAGATTCTCGTTCATCCCGAGGACCGACGGTGGCAGAGGATCGTGTGGAGACCTGCACAACGAGAAGGCATCGTAGATTACGAGCTGAGTACCGTAACCTACGGGCTCGCCTGTGCTCCTTACCTGGCTATTCGCTGCCTGCACCAACTCGCCCAACTGGAAGAGCATCGGTACCCTCGAGGCTCGCAGGCCGTCCAGAGGGACATCTACATGGACGACGTCCTCACCGGAGCTGACTCCCTTCCCGAGGCTCGGAGCAAGCAGCAGGAAATTCGAGAGCTCCTCATGGCGGGCGGATTTCCTCTTCGGAAGTGGGCAGCCAACTCAAGGGAACTCCTGGAAGGACTCTCCCCCGAGGAACGGAAGGGGATAGTCGAATGGGACTCTCCTACGTCTCACAGCGTCCTAGGTATCCGCTGGCTCCCGTCATTGGATTGCTTTCAGGTCTCCGCTGCCGCCTCGACCCGGAACTCAGGATACACAAAGCGATCTGTGCTCAGCGGTACTGCTCAGCTATTCGACCCGCTCGGCTGGCTAGCCCCGGTCACGATCGTCGCCAAGGTCCTGATGCAGTCCTTATGGCTCCTGAAGGTTGACTGGGACGCACCACTGCCCGACAAGGAGGATCTTCTCTGGCAGAAGTTCCAACAGCAGCTGCCGACACTCCAAACCGTCAGCGTCCCTCGATGGCTCGGAATCTGCGGGCCCAACCAGGCGCTCGAGATCCACGGGTTCGCCGACGCATCGGAGCGCGCCTACGCTGCCGTCGTATACTCCCGCACCGTCAACGAGGAGGGAGCAGCTACCGTCTCGTTGATCGTCGCCAAATCGAGGGTCGCGCCGCTCAAACGAGTCTCGCTGCCCCGACTAGAGCTCTGCGCCGCCTTCCTTCTAGCTCGACTCGTCCAGCACGTTAGCAAGGTGCTCGACCTGCAGGATGCCTCTGGAGCGACTCTTCGGTGGCCCTCAGCTGGATTCAGGGTCATCCTTCCCGCTGGCCTACATACGTTGCGAACCGAGTCGCAGAAATTCAGCGGATGA